From Candidatus Baltobacteraceae bacterium:
GCCCGGCGCGCGCCGCGAATGCCCGTTCGGCGATCGGCTTGGTATCGCACGCGATGGCGGTTACCGGTGCGCCCGCGGCACGATCGATCGCGCCCGCCACGTCGGCGAGCAGCGCGCGCACGCGGCGGTGGTAGTCGAGCGACCAGGCGTAGTTCGAGACGCGTCCGTGCAGCGGCGGGCGCGCCGGCGCAGGCGTCGCATAGGGAATCGCAATGCACACGATGCTGCGCGCGCCGGCGAGCACGTGTTGCGGGCTGGCCGCGGTGCGCGCGTAGTCGTCGCCGTAGCCCCACGTCACGAAATCGCCGCGTTCGAACGCCGCGCGCATTCGCTCTCGCGTTTCGGCATCGTCGCGCGCATCGACCACGCGTACTTCGCCCGCGCCCATTGCCTTCGCGCGTTCGACGGCAAGCCGCTTGATCGCGGCGCGATCGCCGATCACAGCGTCGCGAGCGGCCCCTCGCGCCCAACCGGAAACGCCGCGTCGATCGCCTCGACGTCGCTTGCATCCAAGCGCAAATCGCCGGCCGCAGCGTTTTCGTCGACGTGTGCAACCGTCGCGGCCTTGGGAATCGTGAACACACTGCGATCGCGCGTGAGGAAGGCCAAGATCACTTGCCGCACGCTCGCACCGTGCTTGGCGGCAACCTGCGCCAGCGCCGCGCCTCCGGGGCTCGACGTTTTCGGAAAAGCGCCGCGGCCGAACGGCGTGTACGCGACAATGGCAACGTTCGCTGCCCGCGCCGCCGGAATCAGGCGGCGTTCGATTCCGCGTTCGCGCAAATGATAGAGCACCTGATTGCACGCGAGCGGGATCTCGCCGAGCAATTCGCGTGCCTCGAGCATCTCGTCGACGTCGAAATTACTGACGCCGGCGAATCGCGCCTTACCGGCATGCACGAGGTCGCCGAGCGCGCGCATCGTTTCGCGCAACGGCACGCTGCTCGGCCAGTGAAGCAGATAAAGATCGAGATACTCTAGGCCCAGATTGCGCAGGCTGCGTTCGCAGGCGTCGATCGTGCCCTTGTAGCTCGCGTTGCTCGGCAGCACTTTGCTGGTAACGAACACGCGCTCGCGCGCAATCCCGGCAATCGCTTCACCGAGCAGGCGCTCGACCGCACCCGAACCGTACATCTCGGCCGTATCGAGATGCGTCATGCCGAGTTCGATGCCGCGCCGAATCGCACGAATCGCTTCGGCTTTTTGCGCTCCGCCTTCGGGCATGTCCCAGGTTCCCTGACCGATGACCGGCAGTTCCAAGCCGGTCGGCCCAAACGGTTTGTATTGCACGCTGCACGCTTCGGCAATACAAAAGGCGCACCCGCAAGTGCGGGTGCGCGTTGGATTCGATCGCAATGCTGCTTCCCTTAGTTGTGGCTTACCGCGTCCCCGACCGATATTTGAATCTTTCGCGGCTGAGCTTCCGGACGGCGGCTGAGCGCGAGCGTCAGCAAGCCGTTTTCGACGTGTGCGTTGATGCCCTCGGGATCGACGTCCTCCGGGATCATCAGCGAGCGCGAGAAATTTCGCTTTTCGCTCTTGCCGGAAACGGTGAGCACGTTTTCTTTCAGGGTGATCTCGATCGCGCTCGGCGCGAAGCCGGGAACCGGAATCTCGACCTCGTAGCCGTTTTCCGTCCGCGAGACGCCGTACTCGGCGCCCATCGACCAGGCTTCGGGGAACGGATCGAACCCAAAGAGCTCACGGAAAATCGCTAACGGCGCGGCTTGCCCTTCAACTCTGGGGGTGCGGGTGCGGCCGGGCGTATTTGAAATCGTCATAGCCTCCTCTCAATCGCGCCGGGCAGAGCAATCGAAGCCGGCGTCCACCT
This genomic window contains:
- a CDS encoding aldo/keto reductase → MQYKPFGPTGLELPVIGQGTWDMPEGGAQKAEAIRAIRRGIELGMTHLDTAEMYGSGAVERLLGEAIAGIARERVFVTSKVLPSNASYKGTIDACERSLRNLGLEYLDLYLLHWPSSVPLRETMRALGDLVHAGKARFAGVSNFDVDEMLEARELLGEIPLACNQVLYHLRERGIERRLIPAARAANVAIVAYTPFGRGAFPKTSSPGGAALAQVAAKHGASVRQVILAFLTRDRSVFTIPKAATVAHVDENAAAGDLRLDASDVEAIDAAFPVGREGPLATL
- a CDS encoding Hsp20 family protein yields the protein MTISNTPGRTRTPRVEGQAAPLAIFRELFGFDPFPEAWSMGAEYGVSRTENGYEVEIPVPGFAPSAIEITLKENVLTVSGKSEKRNFSRSLMIPEDVDPEGINAHVENGLLTLALSRRPEAQPRKIQISVGDAVSHN